A single region of the Biomaibacter acetigenes genome encodes:
- the ftsA gene encoding cell division protein FtsA — protein MGKNSIVASLDLGTSKVCCMIGEITRTGDLDILGYGIAESSGIKKGNIINVDSVVQSVFKAVEQAGQMAGNKINRAIIGLSGSNISLFNNRGVVAIPRNAREITPLDVERVLQAAKIVAIPYDREMIDVIPREFIVDGCDGIKDPVGMVGTRLEVSACIITGLLTAVQNVARCVQKAGIDIEAMVLKPLAAAEMLLTEDEMDMGAVLVDVGAGTTEVAVFQEGCIAAYDLIPLGGDHITNDIAIGLRLPYSRAEEIKRKYACARPALASDKAEIEIQSIGEVSGRKISQKDLTAIVEPRIQEILSFVSNCLKNLNLKSLLPAGVVLTGGGLVHIKGSMETAQQILGLPVRLGVIDSYDREQTFTVALGLLYYGLRHGIFNSGTMAKEKAVYGFLEKARRIFKEYF, from the coding sequence TTGGGGAAAAACAGCATTGTGGCAAGCCTGGATCTTGGTACATCCAAGGTATGCTGTATGATTGGTGAAATAACCCGTACCGGTGATCTGGATATACTGGGCTATGGTATAGCCGAATCATCGGGTATTAAAAAAGGTAATATTATCAATGTGGATTCTGTAGTCCAGAGTGTATTTAAAGCCGTGGAACAGGCTGGTCAAATGGCAGGGAACAAAATAAACCGGGCAATAATTGGGCTATCAGGAAGCAATATCTCACTGTTTAACAACAGAGGGGTTGTTGCCATACCCAGAAATGCTCGGGAAATAACGCCTCTGGATGTTGAAAGGGTTTTACAGGCAGCAAAAATCGTGGCAATACCTTATGATAGGGAGATGATAGATGTCATCCCAAGGGAATTTATAGTAGATGGCTGTGATGGAATAAAAGACCCTGTGGGAATGGTAGGTACAAGGCTGGAGGTATCGGCATGTATCATAACAGGTCTTTTAACAGCTGTGCAAAACGTTGCAAGGTGTGTGCAAAAAGCCGGTATTGATATTGAGGCTATGGTTTTAAAGCCCCTGGCTGCTGCAGAGATGCTCTTGACTGAAGATGAAATGGACATGGGTGCGGTTTTGGTCGATGTAGGTGCGGGAACTACCGAAGTCGCAGTTTTTCAGGAAGGATGCATCGCAGCCTATGACTTGATTCCTCTTGGAGGAGACCATATTACAAATGATATTGCTATAGGTTTAAGATTGCCTTATTCCAGAGCTGAAGAAATTAAACGCAAATACGCTTGTGCAAGGCCGGCTCTGGCTTCTGACAAGGCGGAAATTGAAATACAAAGCATAGGAGAAGTTTCCGGCAGGAAAATTTCCCAAAAAGACCTTACTGCTATAGTGGAACCCAGAATACAGGAAATACTTTCCTTTGTATCAAACTGTTTAAAGAACTTAAATTTAAAGTCGCTGCTGCCGGCCGGTGTAGTTTTGACCGGCGGCGGCCTGGTACATATCAAGGGTTCGATGGAAACTGCCCAGCAGATTTTGGGGCTACCGGTTAGATTGGGTGTGATCGACTCTTATGATCGAGAACAAACTTTTACCGTGGCTTTAGGACTGCTGTATTATGGTCTCAGGCACGGTATCTTTAATAGTGGCACGATGGCTAAAGAAAAAGCAGTATATGGATTTTTAGAAAAGGCAAGGCGTATCTTTAAAGAATATTTTTAG
- a CDS encoding cell division protein FtsQ/DivIB, translated as MIKKGDVQKALYESIPVKEVQINYRLPHTLVICIKEREIAAALPYLGSFVLIDSDGIVVKIVPKLDYLAVPVVTGFNVTHASVAGPPVIENNADSFKKFLELISAVSPIASELSEIHVTVDESNDTAFYLYTLDGFKVFLGCYDDKKIPVMEQILEDLRKNNRGKGELNISGDTPVFKPFNREGEGKEGKP; from the coding sequence ATGATTAAAAAAGGGGATGTACAGAAAGCCCTATATGAGTCTATTCCGGTAAAGGAGGTTCAGATAAACTACAGGCTCCCCCATACTCTTGTGATATGCATAAAGGAAAGAGAGATAGCCGCGGCCCTGCCGTACCTGGGCAGCTTCGTTTTAATTGACTCCGACGGTATAGTAGTTAAAATAGTTCCCAAACTTGATTATCTTGCGGTTCCAGTAGTTACGGGGTTTAATGTAACACATGCGTCAGTGGCCGGGCCACCCGTGATTGAAAATAATGCGGATTCTTTTAAAAAGTTTCTGGAATTAATTTCGGCTGTATCACCTATCGCTTCGGAACTTTCGGAGATACATGTAACCGTTGATGAAAGCAATGATACCGCATTTTATTTATATACTCTTGATGGGTTTAAGGTTTTTTTGGGGTGTTACGACGATAAAAAGATCCCTGTGATGGAACAGATTCTGGAAGATCTGAGAAAAAACAACAGGGGAAAGGGAGAACTGAATATAAGTGGTGATACACCGGTGTTTAAGCCTTTTAATCGTGAAGGTGAAGGAAAGGAGGGCAAACCATGA
- a CDS encoding DUF881 domain-containing protein: protein MKNTFQAHFLIAAVCFILGMMLVAQFRSVQINGGAMTSLQRVQELTSELKNVIDEREMLKKEVTELRGRLAEYENSASKVSSLTDAMKKELEKARMTAGLLEGTGPGVVITLDDSNVPRQPGEDPNLFLIHDEDLLKVVNELFAAGAEAVSINGQRIIANSEIRCVGPTIIVNSVRLAPPFIVQAIGDPDTLESSLKMRGGVIESLQVFGIQVNIKKQDNIDMPAYNGPVQFKYFKPVKAGEKQ, encoded by the coding sequence ATGAAAAATACTTTCCAAGCACATTTTTTGATTGCTGCGGTATGCTTTATACTGGGTATGATGTTGGTAGCGCAGTTTAGAAGCGTTCAGATAAATGGGGGAGCCATGACCTCCCTGCAGAGGGTTCAGGAACTGACATCTGAGTTGAAAAATGTTATTGATGAAAGGGAAATGTTGAAAAAAGAAGTCACGGAGCTGCGCGGGCGGTTGGCCGAATATGAAAATTCCGCCTCAAAGGTTAGCAGTTTAACGGATGCCATGAAAAAAGAGCTCGAAAAAGCCCGCATGACAGCAGGTTTATTGGAAGGAACAGGTCCGGGTGTTGTCATCACCCTGGATGACAGCAATGTCCCGAGACAGCCCGGGGAAGACCCTAATTTGTTCTTGATACACGATGAAGACCTTTTGAAAGTGGTAAACGAACTGTTTGCCGCAGGGGCTGAAGCCGTATCTATCAATGGTCAGAGGATCATTGCCAACAGTGAAATCAGGTGCGTAGGGCCAACAATAATTGTAAACTCAGTCAGACTGGCACCGCCTTTCATAGTACAGGCCATTGGTGATCCTGACACACTGGAAAGTTCCCTGAAGATGAGGGGCGGGGTGATCGAATCCCTGCAGGTGTTCGGTATCCAGGTTAATATTAAAAAACAGGATAACATCGATATGCCGGCTTATAACGGTCCGGTGCAATTTAAGTATTTTAAACCTGTGAAGGCAGGTGAAAAACAATGA
- the murC gene encoding UDP-N-acetylmuramate--L-alanine ligase, protein MLGNYNRIHFIGIGGTGMSGIAKILMDMGYKVSGSDLKESEALHRLQDSGAEVHIGHRASNVAGAELVVLSSAIPSTNPEYIKAVESNIPVVHRADILSLLMAPKKGIAISGAHGKTTTTSMISLILEKSGLNPTVVIGGELNDIGGNATLGMGDYLVAEADESDGSFLKLNPFIAVVTNIENDHLDYYKNMENMKAAFKKFTGNIKEGGFAVLGTDNENVRNIIKDIDREYYTYGINFAADYMPKNIKIDGMRTLFDVYFRENFLGTVELHVPGMHNISNATAAVAIGNRLGIDFDKIAEALKTFRGVQRRFQIIGDINNIKVIDDYGHHPTEIKATLKAARSCNPRKIYAIFQPHRFTRTKILADEFGTAFLDADEVIITRIYSAGEKPIPGVSSELIYDAVRRNGTQIAYIEEKRDIPGFIMGKLQPGDFVLTIGAGDIFTVAYSIAEKLRDTVEGGKR, encoded by the coding sequence TTGCTGGGCAATTATAATCGAATTCACTTCATCGGCATAGGCGGAACCGGTATGAGCGGCATAGCGAAAATCCTTATGGATATGGGATATAAGGTTTCTGGTTCAGACCTCAAAGAATCGGAGGCTCTCCATCGCCTTCAAGATAGCGGAGCAGAAGTCCATATAGGACACCGGGCTTCTAATGTGGCAGGTGCTGAACTGGTGGTGCTGTCATCAGCGATTCCCAGCACTAACCCGGAATATATCAAAGCTGTGGAATCGAATATCCCAGTAGTCCACAGGGCAGATATACTGAGCTTGCTCATGGCTCCCAAAAAAGGCATAGCCATATCGGGCGCCCATGGAAAGACCACCACCACATCTATGATTTCTTTAATTCTGGAAAAAAGCGGATTGAATCCAACAGTAGTAATAGGCGGAGAATTGAATGATATTGGGGGCAATGCCACACTGGGCATGGGCGATTATCTTGTAGCGGAAGCTGATGAAAGTGATGGCTCTTTTTTAAAGTTAAACCCCTTTATAGCCGTGGTGACAAACATTGAAAATGACCATCTGGACTATTACAAAAACATGGAAAATATGAAAGCAGCCTTTAAGAAATTTACAGGCAATATCAAGGAGGGCGGATTTGCCGTTCTCGGAACAGATAATGAGAATGTCAGGAATATTATCAAAGACATTGACAGGGAATATTATACTTATGGGATAAATTTTGCAGCGGATTATATGCCGAAAAATATTAAAATAGATGGCATGAGAACACTCTTTGATGTATATTTCAGGGAAAATTTTTTAGGAACAGTGGAACTTCACGTACCCGGCATGCATAATATATCTAATGCGACGGCAGCTGTGGCGATAGGAAACAGGCTCGGCATAGATTTTGATAAAATAGCCGAGGCGTTGAAAACTTTCAGGGGAGTTCAGCGGCGGTTTCAGATCATTGGAGATATTAACAACATAAAGGTAATAGACGATTACGGGCATCATCCCACAGAAATCAAAGCTACACTAAAAGCGGCAAGATCATGTAATCCCAGAAAAATCTATGCTATTTTTCAACCTCATAGGTTTACAAGAACAAAAATACTGGCCGATGAATTTGGCACGGCATTTTTAGATGCTGATGAAGTGATAATTACCAGGATTTACAGCGCAGGGGAAAAGCCCATACCCGGTGTTTCGTCAGAACTTATATATGATGCGGTAAGGCGAAATGGCACACAGATCGCATATATAGAGGAAAAACGAGATATTCCCGGTTTTATAATGGGCAAACTTCAGCCGGGAGACTTTGTCTTGACTATAGGAGCGGGTGATATATTCACTGTGGCCTACAGTATTGCCGAAAAACTGAGAGACACTGTAGAGGGAGGGAAACGGTAA
- a CDS encoding small basic family protein produces the protein MIYPLIGLLLGIFVGIYAPINVPVIYAPYMSIAVLAALDSVFGGIRAIEENNFNMNIFITGFFSNALLAGFLAYFGDRLGIPIYLAAIFAFGVRIFQNLAIIRREIIERLFKKNN, from the coding sequence ATGATTTATCCCCTTATAGGACTGTTACTGGGAATATTTGTAGGTATTTATGCTCCTATAAATGTGCCCGTTATATATGCTCCTTATATGTCTATTGCGGTGCTGGCAGCTCTGGATTCGGTGTTTGGAGGCATCCGGGCCATCGAGGAAAATAATTTCAATATGAATATTTTTATAACAGGGTTTTTTAGCAATGCCCTTTTGGCAGGTTTTCTGGCTTATTTTGGCGACAGGCTGGGGATTCCTATATACCTGGCTGCCATATTCGCCTTCGGAGTTCGCATATTTCAGAATCTGGCAATAATCCGCAGGGAGATTATAGAGCGGCTTTTTAAAAAAAATAATTAA
- the murA gene encoding UDP-N-acetylglucosamine 1-carboxyvinyltransferase: MGAYVITGGKSLSGKIRVQGSKNSSLPILASTLLNAGKNVIKDVPNLKDIKVMTDILEKLGAKVSKSGNILEMDSSNVNIWEVPEDLMREMRSSIVLMGPLLGRFKKVRVSYPGGCEIGPRPIDLHLKGLSLMGATLREKHGFIYAEAPALRGADIHLDFPSVGATENLMMAGVLANGKTIIRNAAKEPEIVDLQNFLNRMGADIKGAGTDTIKIDGCGSDELKPVEDYTVIPDRIVAGTYLVAAAITRGQVTLKNVVLEHMEPILAKLRETGCKLECCDDCINLTADTTLRSLDSLRTLPYPGFPTDMQAPMMALLATVEGTSILTETVFENRFKHAEELRRMGAHITINGNTAIIKGVRKLTGAIVEAKDLRAGAALVIAALAAEGETTVYGSSHVERGYERLEDNLSSLGAEIVKKK; this comes from the coding sequence GTGGGGGCTTATGTCATTACCGGAGGCAAGAGCCTTTCCGGCAAAATCAGGGTTCAGGGTTCAAAAAACTCCAGCCTTCCCATTCTTGCTTCTACATTGTTGAATGCAGGTAAAAATGTGATAAAAGATGTACCCAACCTTAAGGATATAAAGGTAATGACCGATATTTTAGAGAAACTCGGGGCGAAAGTAAGTAAGAGTGGGAATATATTAGAGATGGATTCCAGCAACGTAAATATATGGGAAGTTCCGGAAGACTTGATGCGGGAGATGCGCTCTTCAATTGTCTTAATGGGCCCCCTGCTGGGAAGGTTCAAAAAGGTAAGGGTATCCTATCCGGGCGGATGTGAAATCGGTCCAAGGCCTATTGACCTTCATTTGAAAGGTCTTTCTCTCATGGGAGCTACATTGAGAGAAAAACACGGTTTTATCTACGCCGAAGCACCTGCATTGAGAGGAGCAGATATTCACCTGGATTTTCCCAGCGTGGGAGCTACCGAAAATCTCATGATGGCTGGAGTTCTGGCCAATGGTAAGACCATAATTAGGAATGCCGCCAAAGAACCGGAAATAGTAGACCTCCAGAACTTTTTAAACAGGATGGGCGCTGATATTAAAGGAGCGGGAACCGATACCATAAAGATAGATGGATGCGGCTCGGATGAGTTAAAACCGGTAGAGGATTATACGGTCATACCTGACCGCATTGTGGCTGGAACTTATCTTGTGGCAGCAGCCATTACCAGAGGACAGGTGACATTAAAAAATGTGGTGCTGGAACATATGGAACCTATCCTGGCAAAATTGCGGGAAACAGGATGCAAGCTTGAATGCTGTGATGATTGTATAAACTTAACGGCTGATACCACATTGAGGTCTCTAGACAGCTTGAGGACTTTACCTTACCCTGGATTTCCTACAGATATGCAGGCACCCATGATGGCACTTCTCGCAACTGTAGAAGGCACTTCAATTTTAACCGAAACCGTATTTGAAAACCGCTTTAAACATGCGGAAGAATTGCGAAGGATGGGAGCCCATATCACCATAAATGGAAATACTGCCATTATTAAAGGTGTCAGGAAGTTAACGGGAGCCATAGTGGAAGCCAAAGATCTGAGAGCTGGAGCTGCCCTGGTCATTGCAGCTCTGGCTGCCGAGGGTGAAACCACGGTATATGGTTCGAGTCACGTGGAGAGGGGATATGAAAGGCTGGAAGACAACCTTTCTTCACTGGGGGCGGAAATTGTCAAAAAAAAATAA